A genomic stretch from Thermodesulfobacteriota bacterium includes:
- a CDS encoding S8 family serine peptidase, with protein sequence MRKLFLSIIVFALTIVSPIVALDTVAETKVSPILQNSINKISDMASTRSSEQRAMSTFSNEVVKVDDAGMIQVYVHCNEVGDGNLQKLIDLGLEVERVNEELKIVQGWIPSSTINDMDEMAFVDSVSPPEYAHSRVGAVQTEGDAAMMADDARSMFGVDGTGVKIGVISDGVDELATSQAAGELPTVTVGDPGEGNEGTAMLEIVTDVAPGAELYFHTGFTTTLDFLAAIDFFIDNGVDIIVDDLGYLTQPYFQHGSLAQKYEDANDLGIITASAVGNNRLEHYEAPFLDDGGFIESQTLHNFGVVAGGGNDVGMTMTIPAGGRLVAFLQWSEPFGSATSEYRLEVRDSLDFEILALGFEFNPGDPLNIVIFDNPSLINPRQVDLEVALLSGTPQTIEINFNGNEIVNEFNVPMGSIFGHPATVHLGSAAFEWNTPNTIEPFSAEGPVALINPIDAVLSSEGGSTSVAPSIFLNKPDIAGPDGVSTSTDGFETFFGTSAAAPHVAAVAALVEEARRDAVMVAAASNPELVSNNAETVVNAILNTAVDIGAAGFDFRAGNGRIDALAAVQSVVMAPPTGTPTPTATPTPTPTAGPTATPTPTAGPTATPAPTPTGGPPQTDPPTNNPGGGNGSSSTCSIAGNTVQLGTAVANLLIPLVPVAFAFALRARRRNK encoded by the coding sequence ATGAGAAAACTTTTCTTATCAATTATTGTATTCGCGTTAACAATTGTTTCGCCAATTGTGGCATTAGACACAGTTGCTGAGACTAAAGTTAGCCCGATACTTCAAAACAGTATTAACAAAATTTCTGATATGGCTTCAACCAGAAGCTCAGAGCAAAGAGCTATGAGCACATTCTCAAACGAAGTTGTAAAGGTTGATGACGCAGGAATGATACAGGTTTATGTGCATTGCAACGAAGTAGGAGATGGCAATCTCCAAAAACTTATTGATCTCGGGTTAGAGGTTGAAAGAGTAAACGAAGAATTAAAAATAGTTCAGGGATGGATACCTTCAAGCACTATTAATGATATGGATGAAATGGCATTTGTAGATAGTGTAAGCCCTCCTGAATACGCTCACTCAAGAGTAGGTGCTGTTCAGACAGAAGGTGATGCCGCTATGATGGCAGATGATGCAAGAAGCATGTTTGGCGTTGACGGAACGGGAGTAAAAATCGGAGTTATTTCAGACGGAGTTGACGAGCTTGCAACTTCTCAAGCAGCTGGCGAATTGCCAACAGTAACAGTAGGCGATCCTGGTGAGGGTAACGAAGGAACGGCTATGCTCGAAATTGTAACTGATGTTGCGCCCGGTGCTGAGCTTTATTTTCATACAGGATTTACTACAACTTTAGATTTTCTTGCAGCTATAGATTTCTTTATCGATAATGGCGTAGATATCATAGTCGATGACCTTGGATACCTAACCCAGCCATATTTCCAGCACGGCTCTTTGGCACAAAAATATGAGGATGCCAATGATCTGGGGATTATCACTGCTTCTGCTGTCGGCAATAACAGGCTTGAACACTATGAAGCTCCGTTTTTAGATGACGGAGGGTTTATTGAATCGCAAACTCTTCATAACTTTGGAGTTGTAGCCGGTGGAGGAAACGATGTCGGTATGACAATGACAATTCCAGCAGGAGGAAGGCTTGTTGCTTTTCTTCAGTGGAGTGAGCCATTTGGTTCAGCCACAAGTGAATATCGTCTAGAGGTAAGAGATAGTTTGGATTTTGAAATTTTAGCTCTAGGTTTTGAATTTAATCCAGGCGATCCGCTAAATATTGTTATCTTTGACAATCCAAGTCTTATTAATCCAAGACAAGTAGATCTTGAAGTAGCCCTTTTATCCGGAACCCCTCAAACAATTGAGATTAACTTTAACGGAAATGAAATTGTTAATGAGTTCAATGTCCCAATGGGTTCGATCTTTGGTCATCCAGCGACTGTGCACCTTGGAAGCGCAGCGTTTGAGTGGAACACACCTAACACAATTGAACCGTTCAGTGCAGAAGGGCCTGTAGCATTAATTAATCCAATAGATGCAGTGCTAAGCTCTGAAGGCGGATCTACTAGTGTGGCGCCGTCAATTTTTCTAAACAAACCTGACATTGCAGGTCCTGACGGAGTTTCTACTTCAACAGATGGATTTGAAACATTCTTCGGAACCTCAGCAGCGGCTCCTCATGTAGCAGCGGTTGCAGCACTTGTTGAAGAAGCACGCAGAGATGCAGTTATGGTGGCTGCAGCTTCTAATCCGGAGCTTGTTTCCAATAATGCAGAGACTGTAGTAAACGCCATATTAAACACAGCAGTTGATATTGGAGCAGCCGGTTTTGATTTCAGAGCTGGTAACGGACGCATAGACGCTCTAGCGGCAGTTCAGTCTGTTGTAATGGCGCCGCCTACCGGAACTCCTACACCAACTGCAACCCCAACACCGACCCCAACAGCGGGCCCAACAGCTACACCAACACCTACTGCAGGTCCTACGGCAACCCCAGCACCAACACCAACTGGTGGACCTCCACAAACAGATCCTCCAACAAATAATCCTGGTGGTGGCAATGGCTCAAGCAGTACATGTTCTATAGCTGGAAATACTGTTCAGCTAGGAACAGCGGTTGCAAACCTACTTATTCCATTAGTACCTGTAGCATTTGCATTTGCACTAAGAGCTAGAAGAAGAAACAAATAA
- a CDS encoding helicase C-terminal domain-containing protein: MHKDFFSKGVKSSIQKAIKDASGNEVFFVGSFSDDKVIEEVAVVARGNDYSVPAVIESASPGEVVIHNHPSGNLTPSNQDIQIASVFGSHGVGFLIVNNDASQVYVVVEPFFQKEIKPLDIEETKHALMSEGQVAKIMGDKFELREEQIHMLESVTSSFNDNCIDIVEAGTGTGKTLSYLIPAINWAIQNEERIVISTNTINLQEQLIEKDIPMLYEAFDEDFSYSLVKGMRNYLCLLRTETMQEGLFEMADEDEVGTIDDILNWAKVTEDGSLSDLPFTPPDSVWEKVSAESDSCLRARCPYYSRCFFYKSRREIASSQLLVVNHHLLFSDLAIKSASESSDAGILPPFKRVIFDEAHHLNDAATSHFGMRATKFGLLRVLRRLKRKGKGGQGKGLIYYTASLATKLVRIHKKGVVNDLLKKVEELLSTKVDTVEQYIGDSFDALYYFCLPITQEKEGGKEEINLRITEDILSEEGWQNVDKKFSLLRIRLKELHEEIKAITDILIDYEVETDIAKLIVEYKGVSNKLDYYSDVISTFLSTEDDGFVRWVEGRMGKSGILSGIGLSPLEISPTLKERLYSKCNTVVMTSATMAVNQNFDFLKTGLGLIDEQRVTQQILPSPFDYEEQLLLTIPDDIPEPGNVGYAEAISGLIRDAVFASKGNALILFTSYTLLETVYRNIHGELEDEGILALKQGAFPRSRLLDKFKIEDNSVLFATDSFWEGVDVPGDALKLVIITRLPFRVPTEPIIEARVEYMENQGINSFTDYSVPVAVLKFKQGFGRLIRTKTDKGAVLVLDKRLISKFYGKFFLNSLPKCTRFIDSSDNITSVLKSFLG, from the coding sequence GTGCACAAAGATTTTTTCTCCAAAGGCGTTAAATCTTCTATACAAAAGGCAATAAAGGACGCATCTGGAAATGAGGTTTTTTTTGTCGGCTCATTTTCAGACGATAAGGTTATAGAAGAGGTGGCCGTAGTTGCCAGGGGAAATGATTACTCAGTTCCCGCAGTAATTGAGTCCGCCAGCCCCGGAGAAGTAGTAATACACAACCACCCCTCAGGCAATTTGACTCCTTCAAACCAGGATATCCAGATTGCCTCTGTCTTCGGCAGTCATGGGGTCGGCTTTCTAATAGTCAACAATGATGCTTCTCAAGTATATGTAGTGGTAGAGCCATTTTTCCAAAAAGAAATCAAACCGCTTGATATCGAAGAGACCAAACATGCGCTTATGTCCGAGGGACAAGTGGCTAAAATTATGGGGGATAAATTTGAGCTTAGAGAAGAGCAGATTCATATGCTTGAGTCGGTGACATCCTCTTTTAATGATAACTGTATTGATATTGTTGAGGCGGGCACTGGCACGGGGAAGACGCTTTCATATTTGATCCCGGCAATAAACTGGGCTATTCAGAACGAAGAGCGCATCGTTATATCAACCAATACTATTAACCTTCAGGAGCAGCTCATAGAGAAGGACATACCAATGTTATATGAGGCTTTTGACGAGGACTTTAGCTATTCCCTTGTAAAGGGCATGAGAAACTATCTTTGCCTTCTTAGAACAGAGACTATGCAGGAAGGACTGTTTGAGATGGCTGATGAAGATGAGGTCGGCACAATTGATGACATATTAAACTGGGCCAAGGTCACTGAGGACGGCTCACTTTCTGATTTACCTTTCACTCCCCCAGATAGTGTTTGGGAAAAAGTCTCTGCCGAGAGCGATAGCTGCCTAAGGGCCAGGTGTCCCTATTATTCCAGATGCTTTTTTTATAAATCCAGACGTGAAATAGCATCCTCACAGCTTCTGGTTGTTAACCATCATCTGCTTTTCTCTGATTTAGCAATAAAGAGCGCCTCTGAAAGTAGCGATGCAGGCATACTGCCGCCTTTTAAAAGAGTTATTTTTGATGAGGCGCACCATCTAAATGATGCAGCCACCTCGCATTTTGGCATGAGGGCTACTAAATTTGGCCTATTGCGAGTGCTCAGAAGATTAAAGAGAAAAGGCAAGGGCGGCCAAGGCAAGGGGCTAATCTACTACACTGCCTCTCTTGCAACCAAGCTTGTCAGAATACATAAAAAGGGAGTTGTGAATGATCTTCTGAAAAAGGTAGAGGAGCTGCTATCAACCAAAGTAGACACAGTTGAACAATATATCGGGGATTCTTTTGACGCTTTATATTACTTTTGTCTTCCTATCACTCAAGAAAAAGAGGGCGGTAAGGAGGAGATTAATCTTAGAATTACAGAGGATATTCTTTCCGAAGAAGGCTGGCAGAATGTGGATAAGAAATTTTCTCTGCTTAGAATAAGGCTAAAGGAGCTTCATGAGGAGATTAAGGCCATCACCGATATTCTCATAGACTATGAGGTTGAGACAGATATTGCAAAGCTAATAGTTGAGTATAAGGGCGTCTCCAATAAACTCGACTACTACTCAGATGTAATAAGTACTTTTCTAAGCACCGAGGATGACGGATTTGTAAGGTGGGTAGAGGGTAGAATGGGAAAAAGCGGTATACTCTCGGGCATAGGGCTATCGCCCCTTGAGATATCTCCCACCCTTAAAGAAAGACTCTACTCCAAATGCAACACAGTTGTTATGACATCTGCTACTATGGCAGTTAATCAAAACTTTGATTTTCTAAAAACAGGTCTTGGGCTTATAGATGAGCAGCGTGTGACTCAGCAAATCCTACCATCACCTTTTGATTACGAAGAGCAGCTTCTTTTAACTATTCCTGACGATATCCCCGAGCCCGGAAATGTTGGTTACGCTGAGGCAATATCAGGACTAATAAGAGACGCTGTGTTTGCCTCAAAAGGAAATGCTCTAATACTCTTTACTTCCTACACACTTTTGGAAACTGTCTATAGGAACATACATGGAGAGCTTGAGGATGAGGGGATTCTTGCACTTAAGCAAGGCGCTTTTCCTAGATCTAGACTACTGGATAAATTTAAGATTGAAGATAACTCTGTTCTTTTTGCTACCGATAGTTTTTGGGAAGGGGTCGATGTGCCGGGTGATGCCCTTAAGCTTGTAATTATTACGAGGCTTCCATTTAGGGTTCCTACTGAGCCTATTATCGAAGCTAGGGTTGAGTATATGGAAAATCAGGGGATTAACTCATTTACCGACTATAGCGTTCCGGTTGCAGTGCTCAAGTTTAAACAAGGTTTCGGCAGACTGATTAGAACAAAGACGGATAAGGGAGCCGTTTTAGTTTTAGACAAAAGGCTGATTAGTAAATTTTACGGTAAGTTCTTTTTGAACTCACTTCCAAAGTGCACTAGGTTTATTGACAGCTCAGATAACATTACATCAGTCTTAAAGTCTTTCCTGGGATAA